The sequence ACCTGGCCGTGTAAGAGCCCGACGGTTCGCAAGGCCATTGAAAGGCATCCTCCGAATTGACATCTCTCGGGGTGGTAGTAAAAAGCGCCGTAtagtcatactccctccgtctggaaaaaGTTGTCCTCACGGTCATTTTACAGAAACACCCTCAGCTAATTCCCGACACAGCCTGCACTCCTCGTCTTCTCCGGTCGACACTCCGCCGCTCCGACACAGGCGCATGGACGCCGGAGATCCCCTGCTTCGCGCTACTCCCCTGCTCTCCCGcgcgtcctccgccgccgccacagctGCCTCCTCCGCCGCTCCCTTCTGCCTCGCGCAGCCCCCCAGCCTCCCTTGCCTGCCTCCCGAATCTTCCCTCTTTCACCCAAAAAATtgtttcttcttcctcccgccgcgTCTCCTGCTCGCGGCCACCCCCTCCCTCCTAGCGTTGATGGAAGAAGCATGGCCGGCCCTCGGCCCGACGGCCTGCGACGCGGCCTTCCcacccccgccccggcccccgtgGCGTGGGGCGCGGCGGAAGACGGTGGCCAAGGAATCGTCCGCGCAGGCGGTGAGCAGAATCGTGTCCAGCTGCGCCAACTCGAGCGGCCTGGCcgtggccgccgtcgacgccaacgcCGCCATCTCAGGCGGCGCCGCGCTCGCCTCCACTGCGGGCCGGCTGGTCACGGTGCTCGAGGAGGTGTGCGACGACGCAGCACGCCGGAGGCTCGCGCTCCTGCCCACGCCCGTCGAGACCGTCGACCTAACCCCTGAGTTCGTCAAGAGAGGTCGACTGTTTACTTAATCCAGCCTAGCACCTCGTACTGCTACTTTCATTTGCTGAATAGAGGTTAAACTCTGCACTTTCATGGGTTCCCATTCTCTGCTCTCTATTACTGCTTGATGCTCTTTGCATTGCTGTGTTCAGTAGGGCCAGCTTGAACCGTGTGCACCAGGAAGAAGACCAGCCCAAAGTTGATGAAGGGAGACAGCCAACAGGATGCCCTGCAAATCAATTTCGAGCAAGGTGTGTGTAGATTCAGAAATGTTTAGACTGAGTGTTCACCGAATTAGTAAATCTTGTCTTTCCTAAAAACTGAATTTGTATATTCAGTCTTTGCTGAATGCCAGCTTCCAGAGTTTAAATGTTCAGTCTTGTCTTCCCTAAAAACTGAATTAGTAAATCTTGTCTTTCCTAAAAACTGATCATGTCTTCGAACAAGGTGCATATGCCAGTGTTGTGTTAACACTTAACACTGAATGTTCAGTCTTGACTTTGAATGTTCACCGAATTTGCAAATCTTGTCTTCGAACAAGGTGCATATGCCAGTGTAAACCGAACAGCAAACTGAATTACTCTGAATATTCAGAAAATATCATGTTAGAAAAGATTGTGAATTACTCTGAATATTTACATGGAACAGCAAACTGAATTTTTTGACCATTTGACCTGGTGTAAACCGTAGGCAAAGCTGTTTGGATTCTCAAATACAGGAGTAATTAAAAGAGCATGTACCATCTGAAACATCTCaagaaattcaaagaaattcagaATACGGTACAGCATCTCAAGACATCTGCCTATCTTTTGTTTTGGTTAGATGACCAGATTGTGCCAAACTGTGCCCAACCACAAAGACAAAAGGCACTAGCACCACATAGTTGCATCGACCAAATAGACTTGTTTCATGAGTGCTTAATTTGCATTGATTAAATATACTGTAATTACAGAAATTTTAGGAATATTGCTTGTCCAATCTGCGTGTAGAAATTTTAGGACTACGTGAATTAAAGGCTTTGGACTACATACTCCTATCATATGGAGCTACATACTCCTATGATATGGAGCCAAAGTGCTCTTGTATTTAAATCTTATATGGAGCCAAATTTTATTTAAGTTTGGTGACAAAATAGTTCTGCAGTTCTTACTTGAGGCCTGCCAAATTATGTATTATAGTGTTGCCTAGAGCTACTCCCTGAGCTTAAAAGTCTATTCAGGAAAACCTTTTATATGAAACCAATCTTCTTCCCTTCAAAAAGTTTGTTCCTTACAAATTATTAAAAGATGCTTCAGTGACTTCTGAGAGATTAAAAGTCTCCTTGTTCATTTTGGTAACTAGAGGAACATGACGGCCATTCCTTACAGAAACATGGCAACTTCAACAGAAGAAACATCAATCAACTCTTGTACTGCTCTGCCCCCTGCTTGCTTTTTAGGCTTTCCAGTGACATGATATTTTCATTCAGAGGAGGTTGCACTGCTCTGCTCTCTGCTTGCTTTTTAGGCTTTCAAATAATTCCAAATTAATTCAAATAAATCTAGCTAATTCAAAGAATCCCAAATTAATTCAAATAAAtctagctaattcaaataattctaGCTAATTCAAATTAATTAAAAGTACTCCTTGTTCATTTGAGCACGTACTCCTAGTGTGAAAAGAAAACCATGATGAATTAAGCAAGTACTCCTAGTCTAACACAATCAAGTACTCCTAGTCTAACACAATCAAGTACTCCTAGTCTAACACAATCAAGTACTCCTAGTCTAACACAATCAATTTTCAGCTTGTACAAAATACTGAAAACTACAGTAGAAACAATGACTAAACAACAATAATTCAgtagttttctcaaatttttgcaGTATGTAGACTATTTAGAAATTCAGAGATAATGAAAAGATTGTGCTAGGATGTTCTGAAGCTAACTGAATGTTCTGAAGCTGTCAATTTTTTAATATAGATTGTGCTAGGATCGCACAAATTGATGTCACTTTTTTATATAGATTGGGCTAGGACATTGTAGGTTACTGAATTTGCCTCGCTCACTCTGCTTTTGACTGAATTAGTGCATCAAGTGATGTCACACTCCACTTCTTCATCCTGCTACTGACTGAACTGGTTTTGAGCTCACTAACTGATGCCACTCGCTCACTCACTGCTCTCAGGGAGGTTGTGCGGCACCGAGCGGATGTACGGCGAGGTCTCCGTAATGGTGTCAAGTCACCCTTGCCATATGGAACATATGTAAGCTCTTCCTGCTAACCTACAGGAGTACATTTTCGTGCTTCAAGTCTGAGCCTATGTATGGAAAATGCATGCTTCAAGTGTGAACCTATGCACTCCATTTTGTGGTGATTAGTCGCCACTTCTATGTGCACTAAGAAAAAGAAGCCTGAACATGGCATGCATGCTTTCTTGTGGTGTTAGCATCCCAGCACTGATCAACACAACTTGTCCTCACAAGCACATAGAAAATGACaggttctgaacatcaagttgaccGAACACAACTTGTCCTCACAAGCACCTTTATTTGTTCTATGAAACTTCTTGTAATATGCATATTACATCATTTAAATTCAGTGTCAAAACATGGAAAAATTCAGTTGTCAAAACACCTCAAACATGGCCAAATTCATATCAGTCCAAATTTTTCATGTTTCAGAGAAGTTTACAATTTTTGTGGCCTCTTGATACAATTTTTTTATCAAGAACTGTCAATTTTACATCCATTTAACTCCATTGATGATGGAacaggaggagcagcagcagcacaagGAGCAACTCCTTACAGTAGCAGAGGCAGTCGCCGACAGCAGCAGCAGATGCAGTCGCCAACAGCAACAACTGGTCCGCGCGGACTCGATCGGGCGGGCTGCAGCGGCAGAAGTAGGTGGCGGCCGAAGGCAGCGGCAGGTGGCAGACGGACGGCAGCGGCAGCAACAGGATCCCGCCACCGGGGAAGACCCGCGTGGCCCTGCCTGACAAAGTCAGGGAGAGGGGAGCGGCGGCTGGGGTTGCTGCAGGCACGAGGAACCTGCGCCAGCGAggagagcgacgaggaggaggcgcccgtCGAGGAGGAGGCCGCCTTGGAGGAGCAGCTACAGTCGGGGTCGGGCTCCTCGGAGGAGCAGCCGCAGTCGGGGTCGGGCTCCTCGATGATGCAGGCGGCGCCGGCGCTGGAGGCGATGATGCTGCCCCGCTCGCCGGCCGTGCTCGAGCCCCTCAATCCCCTCCTCGAGCCCCTCGATCTCCTCCCTCCTCCGGGACACGGATGTGCTGCTCCTGTCCCTCGACGACGCGGCCGTCCTCCTCGGCGATCTCGTGGCCGACAGCGGCGGCGAAGTCCACGGGCAGGTCAGCGGGGCGGTGGGAGAGCGCGGCCAGGGcctcgctgttggggaacgtagcagaaattcaaaattttcctacgaatcaccaagatctatgtatggagaaaccagcaacgaggggaaggagagtgcatctacatacccttgtagatcgctaagcggaagcgttcaagagaacggggttgaaggagtcgtactcgtcgtgatccaaatcaccggagatcctagtgccgaatggacggcacctctgcgttcaacacacgtacagcccggtgacgtctcccatgccttgatccagcaaggagagagggagaggttgaggaagactccgtctagcagcagcacaacgacgtggtggtgatggaggagcgtggcaatcctgcagggcttcgccaagcaccgcgagagaggagaagggagagaggtagggctgcgcctgggAGAGGTGAAACTCATCTGTCTGCAgcccccaaaaccctcaagtatatatggGGGAGAGgtggggctgcgcccccacctagggtttcacccctaggggtggcggccagcccaatcccatctagggtggcggccaagggggggggagagaggggaaacttgccccccaagttaggtgggtgcgcccccaaccctaggcgccttgggcccttgtggggggtgcaccagcccacctggggctggtcccctcccacacttggcctatgcagccctctggggccggtggccccacttggtggacccccgggaccctcccggtagtcccggtacgttaccgataaaacccgaaacttttccggtgaccaaaacaggacttcccatatataaatctttacctccggaccattccggaactcctcgtgacgtccgggatatcatccgggactccgaacaacattcagtaaccacatgcaaacttcctttataaccctatcgtcatcgaaccttaagtgtgtagaccctacgggttcgggaatcatgcagccatgaccgagacgttctccggtcaataaccaacagcgggatctggatacccatgttggctcccatatgttccacgatgatctcatcggatgaaccacgatgtcaaggactcaatcgatcccgtatacaattccctttgtctaacagtattgtacttgcccgagatttgatcgttggtatcctgatatcttgttcaatctcgttatcggcaagtctctttactcgttccgtaacacatcatcccgtgatcaaccccttggtcacattgtgcacattatgatgatgtcctaccgagtgggcccagagatacctctccgtcaaccggagtgacaaatcccagtctcgattcgtgccaacccaacagacactttcggagatacctgtagtgtacctttatagccacccagttacgttgtgacgtttggtacacccaaagcattcctacggtatccgggagttgcacaatctcatggtctaaggaaaagatacttgacattagaaaagctttagcatacgaactacacgatctttgtgctaggcttaggattgggtcctgtccatcacatcattctcctaatgatgtgatcccgttatcaatgacatccaatgtccatggtcaggaaactgtaaccatctattgatcaacgagctagtcaactagaagcttactagggacatggtgttgtctatgtatccacacatgtatctgagtttcctttcaatacaattatagcatggataataaacgattatcatgaacaaggaaatataataataactaatttattattgcctctagggcatatttccaacagtctcccacttgcactagagtcaataatctagttcacatcgccatgtgattaacactcataggtcacatcaccatgtgaccaacatccaaagagtttactagtgtcactaaactagttcacatcatcatgtgattaagactcaatgagttctagggtttgatcatgttttgcttgtaagagaggttttagtcaacgggtctgcaacattcagatccgtatgaacttcgcaaatctctaggtcatattgtaaatgctgcttccacgctccacttggagctattccaaatggttgctccactatacgtatccggtttgctactcagagtcattcagataggtgttaaagcttgcatcgacgtaaccctttacgccgaactctttatcacctccataatcgagaaacatatccttattcctctaaggataattttgaccgctatctggtgatccactccttgatcacctttgtaccctcttgccagacatgtggcaaggcacgcatcaggtgcggtacacagcatagcatattttagagcctatgtctaaggcataggggacgaccttcgtcctttctctcttttctgtcgtggtcgagctttaagtcttaacttcataccatacatctcaggcaagaactccttctttgactgatccatcttgaacaccttcaagatcatgtcaaggtatgtgctcatttgaaagtaccattaagcgtttttgacctatcctcatagatcttgatgctcaatgttcaagtagcttaatccaggttttctattgaaaaacacctttcaaataaccctgtatgctttctagaaattccacatcttttctgatcaacaatatgtcaacaacatatactcatcagaaattctatagtgctcccactcacttctttggaaatacaagtttctcatgaactttgtataaacccaaaatctttgatcatctcatcaaagcgcacattccaactccgagatgcttactccagtccctagaaggattgccggagccagcataccttttagcatccttaggatcgacaaaacttttctgattgtatcacatacaaccttttcttacgaaaactggtaaggaaaaccgtcttgacatccatccgccagatttcataaatgcagctaatgctaacatgattccgacggacttaagcatcgctacggatgagaaaatctcatcatagtcaactccttgaacttgtgaaaaacttttcgccacaagtcgagcttcatagacggtgatattaccgtccacgtccgtcttcttcttaaagatccatttattttaatggcttgccgatcatcgggcaagtccaccaaagtccatgctttgttctgatacatggatcctatctcggatttcatggcttctaaccatttgtttgaatatgggcccaccattgcttctccatagctcataggttcattgttgtctagcaacatgaccttcaagacaggatcaccataCCACtttgaagcagtacgcgtccttgtcgtcctacgaggttcggtagtgacttgatccgaagcttcatgatcactatcataagcttctacttcaattgatgtaggtgccacaggaacaacttcctgtgccctgttacacactggttgaagtgatggttcaataacctcatcaagtctccatcatcctcccactcaattcttttgagagaaacttttcctcgagaaaggacccgtttctagaaacaattacttttgcttccggatctgagataggaggtatacccaaccattttgggtatcctatgaagatgtatttatccattttgggttcgagcttatcacgatgaaactttttcacataagcgtcacagccccaaacttttaagaaacgacaacttaggtttctccaaaccatagttcaaacggtgtcgtctcaatggaattacgtggtgccccattaaagtgagtgcggttgtctctaatgcctaacccatgaacaatagtggtaattcgataagagacatcatggtacgcaccatatccaatagggtgcaactatgatgttcggacacaccatcacactatggtgttccaggcggtattaattgtgaaacaatttccacaatgtcttaattgcgtgccaaagctcgtaactcagatactcatctctatgatcatatcatagacattttatcctcttgtcacgatgatctttaacttcactctgaaattacttgaaccattcaataattcagacttgtgttacatcaagtaaatatactcaacatctactcgaatcatctgtgaagtaagaatataacgatattcactgcatgcctcagcactcattggactgcacacatcaaaatgtattacttccaacaagttgctatgttgttccatcttactgaaaacaaggcttttcagtcatcttgcccatgtggtatgatttgcatatctcaagtgattcaaaatcaagtgagtccaaacgatccatctgcatggagtttcttcatgcgtatacaccaatagacatggttcgcatgtctcaaacttttcaaaaacgagtgagtccaaagatccatcaacatggagcttcttcatgcgttttataccaatatgacttacatggtagtgccacaagtaagtggtactatcattactatcttatatcttttggcatgaaaatgtgtatcactacgatcgagattcaataaaccattccattaggtgcaagaccattgaaggtattattcaaataaatagagtaaccattattcttcttaaatgaataatcgcattgcgatagacataatctaatcatgtctatgctcaacgcaaacaccaaatgacaattattcaggtttaatactaatcttgatggtagagggagcgtgcgatgtctgatcatatcaaacttggaaacacttccaacacatatcgtcagctcacctttagctagtctccgtttatttcgtagccttttatttcgagttactaacacttagcaaccgaaccggtatccaataccctggtgctactaggagtactagtaaagtacacattaacataatgtatatccaatatacttctatcgacctttccagccttcttatctaccaagtatctagggtaattctgctccagtggttgttccccttattacaaaagcactcagtctcgggttaaggttcaaccttgggtttcttcactggagcagcagttgatttgccgtttcatgaagtatcccttcttgcacttcttgaaactagtggtttcaccaaccatcaacaattgatgcttcttcttgatttctactttcgcggtgtcaaacatcgtgaatacctcaaggatcatcatatccatccttgatatgttatagttcatcacgaagctctagcagcttggtggcaatgactttggagagacatcactatctcatctggaagatcaactcccacttgattcaagtgattgttgcactcagacaatctgagcacaaactcaacgattgagcttttctcccttagtttgcaggctaagagaatcgtcggaggtcttatacctcttgacgtgagcacgatcctgaaatcccaatttcatccctcgaaacatctcatgtTCCGCggcgtttcgaaaacgtctttggtgcctcaactctaaaccgtttaactgaactatcacgtagttatcaaaatgtgtatgtccgatgttcgcaacatccacagacgacgtttggggttctgcacaccgagcggtgcattaaggacataagctttctactgtccgcataatcgctactgtcaactttcaactatattttctctaggaacatatccaaatagtggaactaaagcgcgagctatgacataatttgcaaagggcttttgactatgttcaggataattaagttcatcttatgaactcccactcagatagacatccctctagtcatctaagtgattacatgatccgagtcaactaggccgtgtccgatcatcacgtgagacggactagtcatcatcggtgaacatcttcatgttgatcgtatcctccatacgactcatgctcgacctttcggtctcttgtgttccgaggccatgtctgtacatgctaggctcgtcaagttaacctaagtgtttcgcgtgtgtaaatctggcttacacccgttgtatgtgaacgtaagaatctatcacacccgatcatcacgtggtgcttcgaaacgacgaactttcgcaacggtgcacagttagggggaacactttcttgaaattttaatgagggatcatcttatttactaccgtcgttctaagaaaataagatgcataaacatgataaacatcacatgcaatcaaatagtgacatgatatggccaatatcatttttgctccttttgatctccatcttcggggctccatgatcatcatcgtcaccggcctgacaccatgatctccatcatcatgatctccatcatcgtgtctccatgaagttgtctcgccaacttattacttctactactatggctaccggttagcaataaagtaaagtaattacatggcgttgttcaatgacacgcaggtcatacaataaataaagacaactcctatggctcctgccggttgtcatactcatcgacatgcaagtcgtgattcctattacaagaacatgatcaatctcatacatcacatatcattcatcacattcttcttggccatatcacatcacatagcattgttggggaacgttgcagaaaattaaattttttcctacggtttcaccaagatccatctatgagttcatctaagcaacgagtcatgggagagagattgcatctacataccacttgtagatcgcgtgcggaagcgttcaagggaacggtgatgatggagtcgtactcgccgtgattcaaatcaccgatgaccaagtgctgaacggacagcacctccgcgttcaacacacgtacggtacggacgacgtctcctccttcttgatccagcaagggggaaggagaggttgaggaagaaggctccagcagcagcacgacggcgtgatgatggtggagaggcagtactccgacagggcttcgccaagcgctcaacggaggaggagaggtgttggggaggggaggggctgcgccttggatcaggtgttcagccctcccctcgcccctctatttataggggaagggggaagggggccggccccctctagatgagatctagagggggggcggcggccagggagggggcttgccccccaagcaaagggggtgcgccccctttagggttcccccccaaccctaggcgcatgggcccaaggggggcgcccagccctccaggggctggttccctgccccatgcggcccatgaggccctccgagaggggtggcccctcccggtggacccccggaacccttccggtggccccggtacaataccgatatgcccccgaaactttccggtgtccgcatgacaacttcccatatataaatctttacctccggaccattccggaactcctcgtgacgtccgggatctcatccgggactccgaacaacattcggtaatcacatacaagtcttcctaataaccctagcgtcaccgaaccttaagtgtgtagaccctacgggttcgggagacacgcagacatgaccgagacggctctccggtcaataaccaacagcgggatctggatacccatgttggctcccacatgctcctcgatgatgtcatcggatgaaccacgatgtcgaggattcaatcaaccccgtatgcaattccctttgtcagacggtatgttacttgcccgagactcgatcgtcggtatcccaatacctcgttcagtctcgttaccggcaagtcactttactcgtaccgtaatgcatgatcccgtgaccagacacttggtcactttgagctcattatgatgatgcactaccgagtgggcccagtgatacctctccgtcatacggagtgacaaatcccagtctcgatccgtgtcaacccaacagacactttcggagatacctgtagtgcacctttatagtcacccagttacgttgtgacgtttggt comes from Triticum aestivum cultivar Chinese Spring chromosome 5B, IWGSC CS RefSeq v2.1, whole genome shotgun sequence and encodes:
- the LOC123117085 gene encoding uncharacterized protein isoform X1, with protein sequence MDAGDPLLRATPLLSRASSAAATAASSAAPFCLAQPPSLPCLPPESSLFHPKNCFFFLPPRLLLAATPSLLALMEEAWPALGPTACDAAFPPPPRPPWRGARRKTVAKESSAQAVSRIVSSCANSSGLAVAAVDANAAISGGAALASTAGRLVTVLEEVCDDAARRRLALLPTPVETVDLTPEFVKRGRLFT
- the LOC123117085 gene encoding uncharacterized protein isoform X2; translation: MDAGDPLLRATPLLSRASSAAATAASSAAPFCLAQPPSLPCLPPESSLFHPKNCFFFLPPRLLLAATPSLLALMEEAWPALGPTACDAAFPPPPRPPWRGARRKTVAKESSAQAVSRIVSSCANSSGLAVAAVDANAAISGGAALASTAGRLVTVLEEVCDDAARRRLALLPTPVETVDLTPEFVKRVGPA